In a single window of the Candidatus Kaiserbacteria bacterium genome:
- a CDS encoding winged helix-turn-helix transcriptional regulator produces MSEQELCPDCFKVVGVESRYKLVCFLGKAKKGETVGKLTERLGLKQPTITHHLNVLKSVGAVSVRDEGRERIYTLNRDAHCFEECKIPY; encoded by the coding sequence GTGAGCGAGCAGGAACTCTGCCCCGACTGCTTCAAGGTAGTGGGTGTGGAGAGCCGTTATAAATTAGTGTGTTTCCTCGGGAAAGCAAAAAAAGGGGAGACGGTAGGGAAACTTACCGAGCGTTTAGGACTCAAGCAACCCACCATTACGCATCATCTCAATGTACTCAAATCAGTAGGTGCCGTTTCGGTACGTGACGAAGGACGCGAGCGAATCTACACCCTCAACCGCGACGCCCACTGCTTCGAAGAGTGCAAGATTCCGTATTAA
- a CDS encoding transposase produces the protein MELFHVLNRGVDGRILFKDSGDYVRFIHNMYEFNDANPAPQSNRRPGDIADITIKEREILVDVHAWVLMHNHYHLLLSEHREGGISLFMRKLNVGYANYFNERYQRSGTLFQGRTKKIHIETDAHFLYILHYIHLNPLDYLEGAQEWRVRDASKTSEVEFSQLQTHLHQYRWSSYQDYLGKKNFPSILTTTLFQEKLGDVQRSTEKYLQSISDAQTAMLSKLFLE, from the coding sequence ATGGAATTATTTCATGTTTTGAACAGAGGGGTTGATGGTCGTATTCTTTTTAAAGACTCTGGCGACTATGTTCGATTTATACACAATATGTATGAATTCAACGACGCGAACCCAGCACCACAATCAAATCGACGCCCTGGTGATATTGCTGACATCACAATTAAAGAACGTGAGATTTTGGTTGATGTACATGCGTGGGTACTCATGCATAATCATTATCATCTACTCCTCTCTGAGCATAGAGAAGGTGGTATCTCTCTTTTCATGCGAAAGCTTAATGTCGGATACGCAAATTATTTTAATGAACGATACCAGAGAAGTGGCACCCTATTTCAGGGGCGAACAAAAAAGATTCATATCGAAACAGACGCCCATTTTTTATATATTCTCCACTACATACACCTCAACCCACTCGACTATCTTGAAGGAGCGCAAGAGTGGCGAGTGCGAGATGCTTCAAAAACTTCTGAAGTAGAATTCTCACAACTCCAGACACATCTTCATCAGTACAGGTGGAGTAGTTATCAAGATTACCTCGGTAAGAAAAACTTCCCTTCCATACTCACCACAACACTGTTTCAAGAAAAACTTGGGGATGTACAAAGGAGTACAGAGAAATATCTTCAGAGCATTTCAGACGCACAAACTGCCATGCTATCAAAACTTTTCCTCGAGTAA
- a CDS encoding ribonucleoside triphosphate reductase, whose amino-acid sequence MPNITESTTLTHVIKRSGRKVPFNKGKITRAIEKALHATGVYKPATPEKITKAVIAELNSLHKSDPAFVPSVEEVQDVIERTLMEVGYLDTAKAYILYREQHAQIRRMIQTESIDLVDQYLASADWQVKENSNMAFSLQGLNNYIASEVSKNYWLNKIYPPEIRDAHQNGDYHIHDLNLLSVYCVGWDLFDLLKRGFGGVPGKVQSKPAKHLKTALGQVVNFFYTLQGEAAGAQAFSNVDTLLAPFIWYDHLSYDEVKQAIQEFVFNVNIPTRVGFQTPFTNITLDLTVPAHYEKMRVIIGGKEMKETYGEFNKEMAMFNRAFLEVMSEGDASGRVFTFPIPTYNITKDFNWDDENIVSLWESAAKYGIPYFSNFVNSDMSPDDARSMCCRLRIDNRELQKRGGGLFGANPLTGSIGVVTMNLPRLGKTSKNKADFLEKLAVLMDSARDSLEIKRKILEQFTDKNLYPYTKYYLENIKIAYGTFWKNHFSTIGLVGMNEAIQNLLHTSIATEEGQAFAADVLDFMRSRMSDYQETTGNNYNLEATPAEGTSYRLALIDQKKFDDMIFANGVGQEAIDPYYTNSTHLPVQQSEDIFEILELQDTLQTKYTGGTVIHFFLGERVQDVNAIKNLVKKICSEYKLPYFTISPTFSVCKNHGYIHGEAFTCPTCNSECEVYTRIVGYLRPVEQWNKGKRAEYGNRAHIEPEKIEITHNQHAKV is encoded by the coding sequence ATGCCAAATATCACAGAAAGCACCACGCTCACCCACGTTATCAAGCGCTCTGGACGTAAAGTACCCTTCAATAAGGGGAAAATCACTCGTGCTATCGAAAAGGCCCTCCACGCTACCGGTGTGTACAAGCCGGCCACTCCAGAGAAAATCACCAAGGCGGTCATCGCGGAACTCAATTCCCTCCACAAATCAGACCCGGCCTTTGTCCCTTCTGTGGAAGAAGTGCAAGACGTGATTGAACGTACTTTGATGGAGGTCGGATACCTTGATACGGCAAAGGCATACATTCTTTATCGCGAGCAGCACGCGCAGATTCGCAGGATGATTCAAACCGAATCTATCGACTTGGTCGACCAATACCTCGCATCGGCAGATTGGCAGGTGAAGGAAAACAGCAACATGGCATTTTCCCTCCAAGGACTCAACAACTACATCGCATCCGAGGTTTCAAAAAACTACTGGCTCAACAAAATCTATCCACCCGAAATTCGTGATGCTCACCAAAATGGTGACTATCATATTCACGACCTCAATCTTCTCTCGGTGTACTGCGTGGGCTGGGACCTCTTTGACCTTCTGAAACGCGGCTTTGGTGGTGTGCCTGGCAAGGTTCAGAGCAAGCCTGCAAAGCACTTGAAGACCGCGCTCGGGCAAGTAGTGAACTTCTTCTACACCCTCCAGGGCGAAGCAGCGGGTGCACAAGCATTCTCAAATGTGGACACACTCCTTGCGCCATTCATCTGGTACGACCATCTTTCGTATGATGAGGTAAAGCAAGCAATTCAAGAATTTGTCTTTAATGTAAACATACCGACTCGCGTGGGCTTCCAAACCCCCTTCACCAACATCACGTTAGACCTCACGGTACCTGCCCACTACGAAAAGATGCGCGTCATCATAGGGGGAAAAGAGATGAAAGAGACATACGGTGAGTTCAATAAAGAGATGGCGATGTTTAACCGCGCATTCCTCGAAGTCATGAGCGAGGGCGATGCTTCAGGGCGCGTCTTCACCTTCCCTATTCCCACATACAACATCACCAAGGATTTTAACTGGGATGATGAAAACATCGTGTCGCTTTGGGAGTCTGCAGCAAAGTATGGTATTCCGTACTTCTCCAACTTTGTAAATTCAGACATGAGTCCCGATGACGCCCGTTCCATGTGCTGTCGCCTCCGCATCGACAACCGTGAACTCCAGAAACGTGGTGGTGGTCTCTTTGGTGCCAATCCACTTACGGGCTCTATTGGTGTCGTCACCATGAATCTCCCTCGCCTCGGCAAGACCTCAAAAAACAAAGCAGATTTCCTCGAGAAACTAGCAGTACTTATGGACAGTGCCCGTGACAGCCTTGAGATAAAGCGCAAAATACTTGAGCAATTTACTGACAAAAATCTCTACCCATACACCAAGTACTACCTTGAAAATATAAAAATTGCCTACGGCACCTTCTGGAAAAATCACTTCTCGACAATAGGCCTTGTAGGCATGAACGAAGCAATCCAAAACCTTCTACATACCTCAATCGCTACCGAAGAGGGACAAGCGTTTGCAGCAGATGTACTCGACTTCATGCGTAGCAGAATGTCTGACTATCAGGAAACCACGGGCAATAATTACAACCTCGAAGCAACGCCCGCAGAAGGCACCTCGTACCGCCTTGCGCTCATCGACCAAAAGAAGTTTGACGACATGATTTTTGCAAACGGTGTCGGACAAGAAGCAATCGACCCGTACTACACCAATTCTACCCATCTTCCCGTACAACAGAGCGAGGACATCTTTGAAATTCTTGAACTTCAGGATACGCTTCAGACAAAATACACTGGGGGTACGGTAATCCACTTCTTCCTCGGTGAACGGGTGCAGGATGTGAACGCAATAAAAAATCTGGTAAAGAAAATCTGTAGTGAATACAAACTCCCGTACTTCACCATTTCCCCCACCTTTAGTGTCTGCAAAAATCATGGATATATTCACGGTGAAGCATTCACCTGTCCTACGTGTAACAGTGAATGTGAAGTGTACACCCGTATCGTCGGTTACCTTCGTCCCGTAGAGCAGTGGAACAAGGGTAAGCGCGCAGAGTACGGCAATCGTGCGCACATAGAGCCGGAAAAAATAGAGATAACTCATAACCAGCATGCAAAGGTCTAA